A single genomic interval of Drosophila albomicans strain 15112-1751.03 unplaced genomic scaffold, ASM965048v2 ctg28_pilon, whole genome shotgun sequence harbors:
- the LOC127566333 gene encoding uncharacterized protein LOC127566333, with protein MPEPSPLRQRDELRRSKSPSGGAEEASRGRGERSSRLRIKKRKRICVHTAEGSSLRRTMGGRCEVCKAPILRTVGNALLTAEELQTVVVAVEAVLNSRPLGAVSHDPNDGEALTPGHLLVGGPLVAPAASRTPDQEGLSCLRRWRAVSSLKRAFWQRWSREYVLGLQARAKWDRLQPSLRIGELVVVAEDNQLPKQWMVGRVEAVYPGADGAVRVADVRTSAGGLYKRPIHKLAPLPIV; from the coding sequence ATGCCCGAGCCGAGTCCATTGCGACAACGCGACGAACTTCGTCGGAGCAAGTCGCCATCTGGAGGAGCTGAGGAGGCGAGTCGAGGCCGAGGAGAACGCAGTTCGCGACTTCGCATCAAGAAGCGGAAGCGAATTTGCGTTCATACAGCCGAGGGCTCCTCACTTCGGAGGACTATGGGAGGCAGGTGTGAAGTCTGCAAAGCACCTATACTACGGACGGTAGGCAACGCCCTGCTCACGGCCGAGGAGCTGCAGACAGTGGTCGTGGCGGTCGAGGCGGTGCTCAACTCCCGCCCGCTAGGAGCCGTAAGCCACGACCCCAACGACGGCGAGGCGCTAACCCCAGGGCATCTACTGGTGGGCGGTCCACTGGTGGCACCGGCAGCATCGCGGACCCCGGACCAGGAGGGTCTAAGTTGCTTAAGGCGATGGCGAGCTGTCTCGTCTCTCAAGCGAGCGTTCTGGCAGCGATGGTCCCGGGAGTATGTGCTGGGCCTGCAGGCACGGGCCAAGTGGGACCGGTTGCAGCCAAGTCTGCGAATCGGAgagctcgtcgtcgtcgcagagGACAACCAGCTGCCGAAGCAGTGGATGGTGGGTCGAGTCGAGGCGGTGTACCCAGGAGCGGACGGAGCGGTGCGCGTCGCAGACGTGCGAACTAGCGCAGGAGGGCTATACAAACGGCCAATACATAAATTGGCGCCTCTGCCAATCGTATGA